The proteins below are encoded in one region of Neorhodopirellula lusitana:
- a CDS encoding ATP-binding protein, with product MASLFVIRGRDQGKHFQLSAPVTRLGREATNDIQLLDNEASRGHAEIRSDFNAGRHQLIDLASSNGTRINGQRIQQRDLASGDRIEIGNSLLIFTGGANASAMDAVHGVDIVQQVRTGDASRIVSSFSREPKPVSVPTERPSPGLVPGLESSPSTSQGPTLDSDQSLEVMYLTALAVGRTDDLNEVLERVLKLIFDWVEADRGCVMLRDPETKRLTPAARCDRDSLSSSNASSSKKPGRITISHTILDYVLQRKEGVRTSDALDDERFDNAASIVQGGVREALCVPLQGRYDVVGALYVDTYTSPGEWIKTKGATRFHDDHLKLITAIGHQAALAIEDTFYYSALLQGERLAAMGQTIATLSHHIKNILQGVRGGSYLIESGLQKDDTEAIRRGWAIVDRNQERISNLVLDMLTFSKEREPQRVDAELNDTIRDVVELMQGRAGESGIQFEMDLDEDLPTASFDPDAIHRALLNLTTNAIDAAEANVLIHSRFDAAVGWIIEVIDDGEGVPEEEQAQIFSLFESKKGARGTGLGLPVTAKILQEHGGSVSVENASDGGACFRMILPTSGTDIHEASVRDTQI from the coding sequence ATGGCTTCGCTGTTCGTGATTCGAGGACGAGATCAGGGGAAGCACTTCCAGCTGTCCGCTCCAGTAACCCGCCTCGGACGGGAAGCGACCAACGATATCCAGTTACTGGACAACGAAGCTTCGCGTGGACACGCCGAAATCCGGTCCGACTTCAACGCCGGTCGGCATCAATTGATTGACCTGGCCAGTAGTAACGGCACCCGCATCAACGGTCAACGAATTCAGCAACGTGATCTCGCTAGTGGCGATCGAATTGAAATCGGCAACTCACTGCTGATCTTCACCGGGGGAGCCAACGCGTCGGCCATGGATGCAGTCCACGGTGTCGACATTGTTCAACAGGTCCGCACGGGTGACGCGAGCCGAATCGTCTCGTCATTCTCGCGAGAACCCAAGCCGGTCTCCGTCCCCACTGAACGACCCAGCCCCGGCTTGGTGCCCGGGCTCGAATCCTCACCCTCGACGTCCCAGGGCCCCACGCTCGACTCCGATCAATCGCTTGAAGTCATGTACCTAACCGCTCTCGCGGTGGGACGTACCGATGACCTCAACGAAGTACTTGAACGCGTTTTGAAACTGATTTTCGACTGGGTCGAAGCTGACCGCGGTTGCGTGATGCTCCGTGATCCAGAAACCAAACGACTCACTCCGGCGGCACGCTGCGACCGCGATTCGTTGTCATCGTCCAACGCTTCTTCCAGCAAGAAACCTGGACGCATCACCATCAGCCACACAATCCTGGACTACGTGCTGCAACGAAAGGAGGGTGTTCGCACCAGTGACGCCCTGGACGACGAACGATTCGACAACGCAGCCTCCATCGTTCAAGGCGGTGTACGAGAAGCACTTTGCGTCCCACTACAAGGCCGCTACGACGTAGTCGGTGCGTTGTATGTGGACACGTACACGTCACCTGGTGAATGGATCAAAACCAAAGGCGCGACCCGCTTCCATGACGACCACTTGAAGCTGATCACCGCGATCGGGCACCAAGCCGCGCTCGCCATCGAAGACACCTTTTACTACTCCGCCTTGCTACAAGGCGAACGCCTCGCGGCCATGGGTCAAACCATCGCCACGCTGTCGCACCACATCAAGAACATTCTGCAAGGTGTTCGCGGCGGCAGCTATCTGATCGAGTCCGGGCTACAGAAAGACGACACCGAAGCGATCCGTCGTGGTTGGGCCATCGTCGACCGCAACCAAGAACGTATCAGCAACCTGGTTTTAGACATGCTCACGTTCTCCAAAGAACGCGAGCCTCAACGAGTCGATGCCGAACTGAACGACACCATTCGTGACGTGGTGGAACTGATGCAGGGCAGGGCAGGGGAATCTGGAATTCAGTTCGAGATGGACCTCGACGAAGACCTGCCCACGGCCAGTTTCGATCCCGACGCGATCCACCGAGCGTTGCTCAACCTGACGACCAACGCAATCGACGCGGCTGAAGCAAACGTCTTGATCCACAGCCGTTTTGATGCCGCGGTGGGCTGGATCATCGAAGTGATTGACGACGGCGAAGGTGTCCCCGAGGAAGAACAGGCCCAGATCTTCTCGCTATTCGAATCCAAGAAAGGAGCACGCGGTACCGGGCTCGGACTTCCCGTGACCGCCAAAATCCTACAAGAACACGGGGGCAGTGTTAGTGTGGAAAATGCCTCCGACGGCGGCGCTTGCTTCCGCATGATCCTACCCACCAGCGGCACCGACATTCACGAAGCATCAGTCCGCGACACTCAAATCTAA